One segment of Candidatus Peregrinibacteria bacterium DNA contains the following:
- the rpsJ gene encoding 30S ribosomal protein S10 — MQKIRIKVRAFDHKIIDSATEIIITAAEDTGAIIAGPIPLPTKIEKFTVNKSTFVNKKSREQFERRTHQRLIDIRETTPKTIDALTNLTLPAGVSVEIKMITE, encoded by the coding sequence ATGCAAAAAATACGTATTAAAGTACGGGCATTCGATCACAAGATCATCGACTCAGCGACAGAGATCATCATCACTGCAGCCGAAGACACAGGTGCGATTATCGCAGGACCGATTCCTCTACCTACAAAAATCGAAAAATTTACTGTTAACAAATCAACTTTTGTTAACAAAAAATCTCGTGAACAATTTGAAAGAAGAACTCACCAAAGACTTATAGATATTCGTGAGACAACTCCAAAAACTATCGATGCGCTTACAAATCTAACTCTTCCTGCCGGAGTAAGCGTAGAAATCAAAATGATTACTGAATAA
- the rplC gene encoding 50S ribosomal protein L3, producing the protein MIGIIGKKIGMTRVIADDGRVIPVTVIQCAPNKVTQIKTVENDGYPAVVLGFDALKKPTKNKAFRVKKEFKTDEAFAKGTDVNVDLFTTGEMVRICGISRGKGFQGVIKRYNFSRGPETHGSHHHREPGSIGTCAKPGRVAKGKKLPGRMGTGQITLRDREIIHIDKEDNLIAIKGPVPGAMNTIITITKQG; encoded by the coding sequence ATGATTGGTATAATCGGAAAAAAAATAGGAATGACTCGCGTAATCGCAGACGACGGTCGTGTGATCCCAGTAACAGTTATACAATGTGCGCCTAACAAGGTTACACAGATAAAAACTGTTGAGAATGATGGATATCCGGCAGTAGTCCTAGGATTTGATGCGTTAAAAAAACCTACTAAGAACAAAGCTTTCAGAGTTAAGAAGGAATTCAAGACTGATGAGGCTTTTGCAAAAGGTACAGATGTGAACGTTGACCTGTTTACAACAGGAGAGATGGTAAGAATATGTGGTATATCAAGAGGTAAAGGTTTCCAAGGTGTTATCAAAAGGTATAATTTCTCTAGAGGTCCTGAGACTCATGGTTCTCATCATCATAGGGAGCCGGGTTCTATAGGTACTTGTGCGAAACCGGGACGTGTTGCAAAAGGAAAGAAGCTTCCCGGAAGGATGGGTACCGGACAAATAACCCTAAGAGACAGAGAAATAATACATATTGATAAGGAAGATAATCTTATAGCTATCAAAGGGCCGGTTCCGGGAGCTATGAACACAATAATCACAATCACTAAACAGGGATAA
- the rplD gene encoding 50S ribosomal protein L4, with protein sequence MKAILYNQKGDVKGEVTLNKDMFEVPMNASLLQRMLQHQANNARIAIAHVKTRGDVKGGGRKPFRQKGTGNARQGTIRAPQMKGGGVVFGPKSCRNFSEMMPKKQRRKALFTALSAKAAEGKIMALDKYEGEMKTKAFKAMLSKMPIERNCLVVLPEKLEVVQKSASNLTNAKTILVNYLNVFDIMKFGNVLFVGDALEKMEEVFTSKK encoded by the coding sequence ATGAAAGCAATTCTTTACAATCAGAAAGGGGATGTAAAAGGCGAAGTAACTCTAAACAAAGATATGTTTGAAGTTCCAATGAACGCAAGCCTTCTACAGAGAATGCTACAACATCAAGCGAATAACGCTAGGATTGCAATCGCTCATGTGAAAACAAGAGGGGATGTAAAAGGTGGTGGTCGCAAGCCATTCCGTCAAAAAGGAACTGGTAATGCTCGTCAAGGTACTATCCGCGCGCCTCAAATGAAAGGTGGTGGAGTCGTATTCGGACCAAAGTCATGCAGGAACTTCTCAGAGATGATGCCAAAGAAACAAAGGAGAAAAGCTTTATTTACAGCGTTATCGGCAAAGGCCGCTGAGGGTAAAATAATGGCTCTAGATAAATACGAAGGAGAGATGAAGACTAAGGCGTTTAAAGCTATGTTAAGTAAAATGCCAATTGAAAGAAATTGCCTGGTTGTACTTCCGGAGAAACTAGAGGTTGTGCAAAAGTCAGCTTCGAACCTTACAAATGCAAAAACCATACTGGTAAATTACCTAAATGTGTTCGATATAATGAAGTTTGGAAATGTACTATTTGTAGGGGATGCATTAGAAAAAATGGAAGAAGTATTTACATCAAAAAAATAA
- the rplW gene encoding 50S ribosomal protein L23 encodes MNEKIYTVLISPVVTEKTARLTEAGKYTFFVLPSATKKNIKDAVEKIYGTDVDKVNIVKAKSKSRWGKTRKAVQKRTARTKAIVTIKDKKSIDLNKIQ; translated from the coding sequence ATGAACGAAAAAATCTATACAGTATTGATCTCACCGGTAGTAACCGAGAAAACGGCTCGTCTAACTGAGGCCGGCAAGTACACATTCTTTGTACTACCAAGTGCTACAAAGAAAAACATCAAGGATGCTGTAGAAAAAATATATGGAACAGATGTTGATAAGGTGAATATTGTTAAAGCGAAGTCTAAGTCTCGTTGGGGTAAAACTAGAAAGGCGGTTCAAAAACGTACAGCTAGAACTAAGGCGATAGTAACTATCAAAGATAAGAAATCAATTGATCTAAATAAAATTCAATAA
- the rplB gene encoding 50S ribosomal protein L2 has protein sequence MMVRKLKPTTPGQRGMSFPDFSQLTKGAKPSKILKSAKTRTSGRNNRGVITIRHRGGGHAKNYRLVDFNRAEKLGVPGTVTSIEYDPNRTAFIMLVTYKDGDKRYHIMPEGVEVGTPILTAEKTKVKPGNRMIIENVPVGYSIYNIEMKVGKGGQIVRSAGSSAKLVSVEGDYAQVQLPSSEIRLVPKNIFVSIGTVSNGDHSNVKIGQAGRKRRMGKRPQVRGKAMNPCDHPHGGGEGSNSIGMKYPKTPWGAHALGKKTRKNKSTSKWILKGRVKKGRK, from the coding sequence ATCATGGTACGTAAATTAAAACCAACAACACCGGGTCAGAGAGGAATGAGCTTCCCAGACTTTAGTCAACTAACTAAAGGTGCTAAGCCATCAAAAATCCTAAAATCTGCTAAGACACGTACGTCTGGAAGAAATAACCGTGGTGTAATCACTATCCGTCACAGAGGTGGTGGTCATGCTAAAAATTACAGACTTGTAGATTTCAATAGAGCAGAGAAGCTTGGTGTACCTGGTACTGTTACTTCAATTGAATACGATCCAAATAGAACTGCATTCATTATGTTGGTTACCTACAAGGATGGAGATAAGAGGTACCATATCATGCCGGAAGGTGTGGAAGTTGGGACTCCGATTCTAACCGCAGAAAAAACTAAAGTAAAACCAGGTAATAGAATGATTATTGAGAACGTACCTGTTGGATACTCAATATATAATATAGAAATGAAAGTAGGAAAAGGTGGTCAAATAGTTAGGTCTGCCGGGTCGTCTGCAAAACTTGTATCTGTAGAGGGGGACTACGCTCAAGTTCAATTGCCTTCATCAGAAATAAGACTGGTTCCTAAGAATATATTTGTAAGTATCGGGACTGTAAGTAATGGGGATCATTCAAATGTTAAAATCGGTCAAGCTGGACGAAAAAGAAGAATGGGTAAGCGTCCACAAGTAAGAGGTAAGGCTATGAATCCTTGCGATCATCCACATGGAGGAGGAGAGGGGAGTAATTCTATCGGTATGAAATATCCAAAAACCCCATGGGGTGCTCATGCTCTAGGTAAAAAGACAAGAAAAAATAAGAGCACTAGTAAATGGATTTTGAAGGGAAGGGTTAAAAAAGGGCGAAAATAA
- the rpsS gene encoding 30S ribosomal protein S19, translated as MSRSSKKGPYVDPKLMKKVAEMNAQNQKKVIKTWARSSSIAPEFVNHTFAVHNGKKHIPVFVSDQMVGHKLGEFAPTRLFKGHAGQRK; from the coding sequence ATGTCTAGAAGTTCAAAAAAAGGGCCATATGTAGATCCAAAGCTTATGAAAAAAGTTGCGGAAATGAATGCGCAGAATCAAAAGAAAGTCATTAAGACTTGGGCTAGATCTTCAAGCATAGCTCCGGAATTCGTTAATCACACATTTGCAGTTCACAATGGTAAAAAGCATATTCCGGTATTCGTAAGTGATCAAATGGTGGGGCATAAGCTCGGTGAATTCGCTCCAACTCGTCTATTCAAAGGGCATGCGGGACAAAGGAAATAA
- the rplV gene encoding 50S ribosomal protein L22: protein MKAHLNQVRISPKKMNLVASMVRGMGVAKALETLKFTNKKAADILHKLISSAGANAEHNFKQDIESMMIEEIIVNEGMTYKRRQPISRGRAHPILKRTSHVTVIINVADNASESKVAKKSKVAKPEKSKKESK, encoded by the coding sequence ATGAAAGCACATCTAAATCAAGTTAGGATAAGCCCGAAAAAGATGAACCTTGTTGCAAGCATGGTGAGGGGTATGGGTGTAGCAAAAGCACTTGAAACATTGAAATTCACTAATAAAAAAGCTGCTGATATTTTACACAAACTAATATCATCTGCCGGAGCGAACGCTGAGCATAATTTCAAACAAGATATAGAAAGCATGATGATCGAAGAAATAATTGTGAACGAAGGTATGACGTACAAAAGAAGGCAGCCAATCTCTAGAGGTCGTGCTCATCCAATCTTAAAAAGAACGTCGCATGTAACTGTAATAATTAATGTAGCTGACAATGCGAGTGAGTCAAAGGTTGCAAAGAAAAGCAAGGTTGCAAAGCCGGAAAAGTCTAAAAAAGAATCTAAATAA
- the rpsC gene encoding 30S ribosomal protein S3, with product MGQKVNPIGLRIGINKTWDSMWYADKNNYKKFLHEDFAIRKFLKKLLKESSLSKIEILRSAKQITLNLHTGKPGLIIGRQGEGIEKLKEKLSKELGQNFIVNIKEIRKPDLDATLVADSIARQIEKRIPYRRASKAALQKAMETGAKGMKIFITGRLNGVEIARSEYFKEGNIPLHTLRSDIDYAMSTARTTYGAIGIKVWVYKGLVFQKEKNILMVD from the coding sequence ATGGGTCAAAAAGTAAATCCAATAGGGCTTAGAATCGGTATAAACAAAACATGGGACTCTATGTGGTATGCCGACAAAAATAATTACAAGAAATTCCTTCATGAGGACTTTGCAATCAGAAAGTTCCTTAAGAAATTACTCAAAGAATCATCTTTATCAAAAATAGAAATTCTAAGAAGCGCGAAGCAAATAACTTTGAATTTACACACAGGTAAGCCGGGATTGATCATAGGGAGACAGGGTGAGGGAATAGAAAAGCTTAAAGAGAAACTTAGTAAGGAGCTTGGTCAAAACTTTATAGTAAATATTAAAGAGATCAGAAAGCCGGATTTGGATGCAACCTTAGTTGCTGATTCGATTGCAAGACAAATTGAAAAGAGAATACCATACAGAAGAGCTTCTAAAGCGGCTCTACAAAAAGCAATGGAGACTGGGGCTAAGGGGATGAAAATATTTATTACCGGAAGATTAAATGGAGTTGAAATAGCGAGAAGTGAGTACTTCAAAGAAGGTAATATTCCACTTCATACTCTAAGATCTGACATCGACTATGCGATGTCAACTGCTCGCACAACTTATGGTGCAATTGGAATAAAGGTATGGGTATACAAAGGGTTGGTATTCCAAAAAGAAAAAAATATATTAATGGTTGATTAA
- the rplP gene encoding 50S ribosomal protein L16 yields the protein MLVPRRYKFRKQQRLRGSFKGKAGRGATLAFGKFGLKSAAIAEVNSRQIEAGRRSITRFIKRGGKVWIRIFPDKPITQKAAEVPMGSGKGSVEYYAALVKPGTMIYEMDGVPEEVARQALKRAAQKFPMKCKIVTDL from the coding sequence ATGTTAGTTCCACGCAGATACAAATTTAGAAAGCAACAGAGGCTTAGAGGGAGCTTTAAGGGCAAGGCGGGGCGAGGGGCTACTCTGGCATTCGGTAAATTTGGTCTAAAGTCTGCTGCGATTGCTGAGGTAAACTCAAGACAGATCGAGGCTGGTCGTAGATCTATAACAAGATTCATCAAGCGTGGTGGTAAAGTATGGATTAGAATTTTCCCGGACAAACCAATCACGCAGAAGGCGGCTGAAGTACCAATGGGTTCCGGTAAAGGTTCAGTTGAATACTATGCAGCTCTGGTAAAGCCCGGAACGATGATATATGAAATGGATGGGGTACCTGAGGAGGTTGCAAGGCAGGCATTAAAAAGAGCCGCTCAGAAATTCCCAATGAAATGTAAAATAGTAACCGACTTATAA
- the rpmC gene encoding 50S ribosomal protein L29 yields the protein MKTIAELKKMEKRDFDKELTQARKSAMKLRFEAKTGQLAGPHKLQQAKKYIAQMLTVKNAQKKTETN from the coding sequence ATGAAAACAATCGCAGAATTAAAAAAAATGGAGAAAAGGGATTTCGACAAAGAACTAACGCAGGCTCGCAAAAGTGCGATGAAGTTAAGATTCGAAGCGAAGACAGGTCAACTAGCCGGACCTCACAAATTACAACAAGCTAAAAAGTACATCGCACAGATGCTTACTGTAAAAAATGCTCAAAAAAAGACTGAAACCAACTAA
- the rpsQ gene encoding 30S ribosomal protein S17, protein MRSKKGQVVKKTDKTLNIEVHSYKLHPKYKKRYRSTKKYLVHDAENKYNVGDTLTFYETRPISKKKCWTVEEPKTTQAVDTK, encoded by the coding sequence ATGAGAAGTAAAAAAGGACAAGTAGTCAAAAAAACAGATAAAACTTTGAACATTGAAGTGCATAGTTACAAGCTTCATCCAAAGTATAAAAAAAGATACAGATCTACAAAGAAATATCTGGTACATGATGCTGAGAACAAATACAACGTTGGTGACACTCTAACTTTCTACGAAACAAGACCTATTAGTAAGAAGAAATGTTGGACCGTAGAAGAACCAAAAACTACTCAAGCAGTAGACACTAAATAA
- the rplN gene encoding 50S ribosomal protein L14, with protein MIQAESKVRVADNTGAKHAKVIKVLGGSKRRYARIGDMVVVTIKDASPKGIVKKKSVQKGIVVRARKETRRKDGSYIRFDDNAIVIIAINKSGPEPKGTRVFGPIAREIRDRGYQKIVSQAPDVL; from the coding sequence ATGATACAGGCAGAAAGTAAAGTAAGGGTTGCGGACAATACGGGCGCAAAGCATGCGAAAGTGATAAAGGTGCTTGGTGGTTCAAAAAGACGCTATGCTCGAATAGGTGATATGGTTGTAGTAACAATCAAGGACGCTTCACCAAAAGGTATCGTGAAGAAAAAGAGTGTTCAAAAAGGTATTGTTGTAAGGGCTAGAAAAGAAACTCGAAGAAAAGATGGCTCGTACATAAGATTTGATGACAATGCTATCGTTATAATAGCTATCAACAAAAGTGGTCCGGAGCCAAAAGGGACTCGTGTATTCGGACCAATTGCTAGAGAAATCCGTGACCGTGGTTATCAAAAAATAGTATCTCAAGCTCCTGACGTTTTATAA